A region from the Isachenkonia alkalipeptolytica genome encodes:
- a CDS encoding M20/M25/M40 family metallo-hydrolase, protein MKIAIVYNRESQAVINLFGIPNKEKYGLNTISMVESALVEHGHQVETFEGDKNIIRKLEEFMPRVVSGERPGLVFNLSYGIQGKGRYMHIPGILEMLGIPYVGSNPETHAIALDKVITKMILLQRGIPTPKFAVLENPKDELREKLTYPLIVKPKSEAVSFGLKIVRNPEELQAGVENIYNEFKAPTLVEEYIEGREINIGLLGNEEVEALPPVELIFGEGEKIFTFEDKTQKSGRSVGRECPAKLTPELEEKVKTLAIRTFKALDCYDSARVDFRIDEQGNPYVLEVNSMASLAPTASYVYAAEKMGLPYNKLVQRLIEVASQRYFGSILEGPGDGVQDYESTAFSYITQNRDSMESELRSWTNMYTATDDPVSKQAFIRKLDYRLRKLKLKKNAHYTDGKAAWFWTGKKGFQEGTVFVIPMDIPGNRGAYPIPFRKEPENLYGEGIASSRAGLISVLKALDALKHLGRMEDGNFGVFVYGDEGLGMRYSSEVLKKISKRARNIIVMHPGYNDNKVVNQRRGTIKLKVVVEGSSLRIGSQTTASNALDFLLDKSVDIKKIDKENKYLTVAIQDIQSSRYSMLIPHRVGANIFITYIDEEQAKKVESRVRKLFQTKKKGIKTFIEKLEERPPMLKTKESEGLIREFQEISEKWKIPFEAESTLLPSAAGVVSKDCAVVCGMAPSSKNLYTPEESISRTELVQKTLLISQFLLKE, encoded by the coding sequence ATGAAAATTGCCATTGTCTACAATCGAGAGAGCCAAGCGGTGATCAATCTTTTTGGAATTCCCAACAAAGAAAAATATGGGCTGAACACCATTTCCATGGTGGAATCCGCCTTAGTGGAACACGGTCATCAGGTGGAAACCTTTGAAGGGGATAAAAACATTATTCGGAAACTGGAAGAGTTCATGCCCCGGGTGGTTTCGGGAGAAAGACCGGGACTGGTGTTTAATTTAAGCTATGGAATACAAGGCAAAGGACGGTATATGCACATTCCCGGGATTCTGGAGATGCTGGGGATACCCTATGTAGGCTCCAATCCCGAGACCCATGCCATCGCCCTGGATAAGGTAATTACAAAAATGATTCTTTTGCAAAGGGGGATCCCTACACCGAAATTTGCGGTTTTGGAAAACCCCAAGGATGAACTCCGGGAAAAATTAACCTACCCCTTAATTGTAAAACCCAAAAGTGAAGCGGTGTCCTTCGGCTTGAAAATCGTTCGAAATCCCGAAGAATTACAGGCGGGGGTGGAAAATATCTACAATGAGTTTAAAGCCCCGACCTTAGTGGAAGAATACATTGAAGGGCGGGAGATCAATATCGGTCTTCTGGGAAATGAAGAAGTGGAAGCCCTGCCTCCCGTGGAGCTGATTTTTGGAGAAGGGGAGAAAATTTTCACCTTTGAGGATAAAACCCAGAAAAGCGGAAGAAGCGTGGGACGGGAATGTCCGGCGAAGTTGACTCCGGAACTGGAAGAAAAGGTAAAGACATTGGCCATTCGAACCTTTAAAGCCTTGGACTGTTATGACAGCGCCCGGGTGGATTTTCGAATCGATGAACAGGGCAATCCCTATGTGCTGGAAGTAAACTCCATGGCAAGCCTGGCCCCCACCGCCTCCTATGTTTATGCGGCGGAAAAAATGGGCCTTCCTTATAATAAATTGGTGCAACGATTAATAGAAGTGGCCTCCCAGCGGTACTTCGGTTCTATTCTGGAGGGACCGGGAGACGGGGTACAGGACTATGAAAGCACGGCTTTTTCCTATATCACTCAAAATCGTGACAGCATGGAAAGTGAACTTCGTTCCTGGACCAATATGTACACCGCCACCGACGATCCCGTAAGCAAGCAGGCTTTTATACGAAAACTGGATTATCGACTGAGAAAGTTAAAGTTGAAAAAGAACGCCCACTACACCGATGGAAAAGCCGCATGGTTTTGGACCGGTAAAAAGGGATTCCAAGAGGGAACTGTATTTGTGATCCCCATGGATATCCCGGGAAACCGGGGAGCCTATCCCATACCCTTTAGGAAAGAGCCGGAAAATCTTTACGGCGAGGGGATTGCCTCTAGCCGGGCAGGGCTGATCTCGGTGCTGAAAGCCTTGGATGCACTGAAACACCTAGGTCGGATGGAGGATGGCAATTTTGGAGTGTTTGTTTATGGGGATGAAGGCTTAGGGATGCGCTACAGTTCCGAGGTTTTAAAAAAAATAAGCAAGAGAGCGAGAAACATCATTGTCATGCATCCCGGCTATAATGATAATAAAGTGGTGAACCAGCGAAGGGGAACCATAAAATTAAAAGTGGTGGTGGAGGGAAGCTCCCTGAGGATCGGAAGCCAAACCACCGCGTCCAATGCCCTGGACTTTTTGTTGGATAAGTCCGTGGATATTAAAAAGATCGATAAAGAAAACAAATACCTGACCGTAGCGATCCAGGATATTCAGTCCAGCCGATACAGCATGCTGATTCCCCACCGGGTGGGGGCCAATATTTTCATCACCTATATTGATGAGGAACAGGCGAAAAAAGTGGAATCCCGGGTACGAAAACTTTTTCAAACGAAGAAAAAAGGCATTAAAACCTTTATCGAGAAACTGGAAGAACGGCCGCCGATGCTGAAGACCAAAGAAAGTGAAGGGCTGATAAGGGAGTTCCAGGAAATTAGTGAAAAGTGGAAGATTCCCTTTGAAGCGGAATCCACCTTGCTTCCTTCCGCCGCGGGGGTGGTCAGCAAGGACTGTGCCGTGGTTTGCGGCATGGCTCCAAGTTCGAAAAACCTGTACACACCGGAGGAATCCATCAGTCGAACGGAACTGGTGCAAAAGACCTTATTGATCAGTCAGTTTTTACTCAAAGAATAG
- a CDS encoding N-formylglutamate amidohydrolase, translating into MNKERLPVIISIPHGGSVVPKEARESFQLEEQEVLRDGDTWTRDIFDYKKKVLALVDTEIPRVVIDLNREKEDLPPKNFDGVVKSKSVFLNPVWKNPRGPEENLRRTLIEKYYDPYYQKVLKALENPEIKLGIDCHSMLPEDPFDKRAKKRPLFCISNRGGLKGEWVKAPLSAPPEMLLAFKELLEGEFGKESVQINNPFTGGYITRYFGMKKGVPWIQLEVNRSLYLPPKGPITSTPRGEHRERVDMLSHGIFNGIKGLKL; encoded by the coding sequence TTGAATAAGGAAAGATTACCGGTTATAATATCCATACCCCATGGGGGAAGTGTTGTGCCGAAGGAGGCCCGGGAAAGCTTTCAGCTGGAGGAACAGGAAGTTTTACGGGACGGGGATACCTGGACCCGGGACATTTTTGATTACAAAAAGAAGGTCTTGGCCTTGGTGGATACGGAAATCCCCCGGGTGGTGATCGATTTAAATCGAGAAAAGGAGGATCTGCCTCCGAAAAATTTTGACGGTGTGGTAAAGAGCAAATCCGTGTTTTTGAATCCCGTATGGAAAAATCCCCGGGGACCGGAGGAAAACCTGCGCAGGACCTTGATTGAAAAATACTACGATCCTTATTACCAAAAGGTTTTAAAAGCTCTGGAGAATCCGGAAATAAAGCTTGGGATAGATTGTCACAGTATGCTCCCCGAGGATCCCTTTGATAAAAGGGCGAAAAAAAGACCCCTGTTTTGCATCAGCAATCGGGGAGGTCTCAAAGGGGAGTGGGTAAAGGCCCCCCTGAGTGCACCGCCGGAAATGCTGTTGGCCTTTAAAGAATTGCTAGAGGGGGAGTTCGGAAAGGAAAGCGTACAGATCAACAATCCCTTTACCGGGGGCTATATCACCCGCTATTTTGGAATGAAAAAGGGGGTGCCCTGGATTCAACTGGAGGTAAACCGGAGTCTTTATCTTCCCCCCAAAGGACCGATAACTTCCACTCCCCGAGGGGAGCACCGGGAACGGGTAGATATGCTGAGTCATGGGATTTTCAACGGAATCAAAGGACTGAAGCTGTAA
- the ggt gene encoding gamma-glutamyltransferase, with protein sequence MEKKQAPVYRSKNGMVSSASKQATEVGAEILAKGGNAFDAATAVSYCLGVTEPQASGIGGQSMAVVYLAAEKRYFALDGSSIAPYHFQPKDMPKKPLKLGLKATTLPSTPAFYGYLSDNYGTLPLKELLAPAIKMATKGFPVTPLIHSLIERSKEELKKDPQAKENFLPQGKPLKAGEILIQPELGKMMGRMGEKGWQDFYTGEIGKEIIRDMEARGGLLTAEDLSQIPIPIERPVLEGKYRKYGIITFPPPGAGRVLMQILNILENFTEEDIDLDSPYGSLILALAFQLTLRDRKQMPQNPDIYFQQSARKMTNKKYSREVTENIRRIIDKYSETVSHLPPDTSGETTHFSVADGEGNIVAVTQSIELVFGAKRTAQGLGFFYNNYMSAFEYKDRTHPYYLLPGNKPWSSVAPTIVTSRKKPLLVLGSPGSERISTALSQVLLRYLDGKQDLSRAIEEPRFHTSDLKKMQLEKKRFSREIESTFEETGFDIRRRGSYSFYLGCVQGIELPHKKNGYQFYGVADPRRDGAAKGPE encoded by the coding sequence ATGGAGAAAAAACAGGCGCCGGTTTATCGTAGTAAAAACGGAATGGTTTCATCGGCTTCAAAGCAGGCGACGGAAGTGGGAGCAGAAATTTTGGCTAAGGGGGGAAATGCCTTCGATGCCGCCACGGCGGTATCCTATTGCTTAGGAGTTACGGAGCCCCAAGCATCGGGCATCGGGGGACAGTCCATGGCGGTGGTGTATCTCGCGGCAGAAAAACGGTATTTTGCCCTGGACGGTTCGTCTATCGCTCCCTATCATTTTCAACCGAAGGATATGCCGAAAAAACCGCTGAAACTGGGACTTAAAGCCACCACCCTTCCGTCCACACCGGCGTTTTACGGCTATTTGTCGGATAACTACGGTACCCTGCCCTTAAAGGAACTGTTGGCTCCCGCAATCAAAATGGCAACCAAGGGCTTTCCCGTCACCCCCTTGATTCACTCGTTAATTGAACGGAGCAAAGAGGAGTTGAAGAAGGATCCCCAAGCCAAGGAAAATTTTCTTCCCCAGGGAAAACCCCTGAAAGCCGGAGAGATTCTTATCCAGCCGGAACTAGGGAAGATGATGGGACGCATGGGGGAAAAGGGTTGGCAGGACTTTTACACCGGGGAGATCGGAAAGGAAATCATTAGGGATATGGAGGCCCGGGGAGGACTGCTTACCGCCGAGGATTTAAGTCAAATACCGATACCTATCGAGCGCCCGGTTTTGGAAGGCAAATACCGGAAATACGGTATCATTACTTTCCCGCCTCCGGGAGCAGGACGGGTATTGATGCAGATCCTGAATATTTTAGAAAATTTCACGGAAGAGGACATTGACTTGGACAGCCCTTACGGAAGCCTTATTTTAGCCCTGGCTTTTCAGCTGACTCTCAGAGACCGAAAACAGATGCCTCAAAATCCCGATATTTACTTTCAACAGTCGGCTCGCAAAATGACCAACAAAAAGTACAGTCGGGAGGTCACGGAGAATATTCGCAGAATCATTGATAAATATTCCGAGACGGTCAGTCATCTTCCGCCGGATACTTCCGGAGAGACCACTCACTTTTCCGTGGCGGACGGGGAAGGGAATATCGTGGCGGTAACCCAATCCATTGAATTGGTTTTCGGTGCCAAACGAACGGCTCAGGGGTTAGGCTTTTTTTATAATAATTACATGAGCGCCTTTGAGTACAAGGACCGAACCCATCCCTATTATCTGCTTCCGGGAAACAAACCCTGGAGCAGCGTGGCCCCCACCATTGTCACTTCCAGAAAAAAGCCTTTGCTGGTACTGGGCAGTCCGGGAAGTGAGCGGATCTCCACGGCCCTCAGTCAAGTCCTTCTTCGGTATCTCGATGGAAAACAGGATCTCTCCCGGGCTATTGAAGAGCCCCGGTTTCATACCTCGGACCTGAAAAAAATGCAGCTGGAGAAAAAGCGGTTTTCCAGGGAAATTGAAAGCACCTTTGAGGAAACGGGATTCGATATCCGCCGCCGGGGATCCTACAGCTTTTATCTCGGTTGTGTCCAGGGAATTGAACTGCCTCATAAAAAGAACGGATACCAATTTTATGGGGTGGCAGACCCGAGAAGGGACGGAGCGGCGAAGGGACCGGAGTGA
- the pyrF gene encoding orotidine-5'-phosphate decarboxylase, producing the protein MIDQLIDSIEKLQNPTVVGLDPRLGFIPGHIKEEAFDHHGKTLKGASKAFYQFNREIIDEIKDIVPAVKPQVAMYEQYGYEGIKAYMDTIEYAKDRGLIVIGDVKRGDIASTAKAYSDGHIGLADVEGEKIEVFKEDFITLSPYLGYDSIEPYVTDLNQRNKGLFILVKTSNPNSKEIQNLTVEGELLYERVAKLLKTWGEAAMGDLGYSRMGAVVGATHPEDAKRVRGILPNTFFLVPGYGAQGATAEDLIPNFNKGGKGAIINSSRGIIAAYKNEKYQKDFDSRDFAKAARAAALDMKKDLQRVMD; encoded by the coding sequence ATGATTGATCAATTAATCGATTCCATTGAAAAACTGCAAAACCCCACGGTGGTGGGACTGGATCCGAGACTGGGATTTATTCCCGGTCATATTAAGGAAGAGGCCTTTGATCATCACGGAAAGACCTTAAAAGGAGCCTCAAAAGCTTTTTATCAGTTCAATAGAGAAATCATCGATGAAATTAAGGATATTGTACCGGCGGTAAAGCCCCAGGTGGCCATGTATGAGCAGTACGGTTATGAAGGGATCAAGGCCTACATGGATACCATAGAGTACGCCAAGGACCGGGGACTGATCGTAATCGGGGATGTGAAACGGGGAGACATTGCCTCCACGGCAAAGGCCTACTCCGACGGCCATATCGGACTGGCGGATGTTGAAGGAGAGAAAATTGAGGTGTTTAAAGAGGACTTTATTACCCTCAGCCCCTATCTGGGCTACGATTCCATCGAACCCTATGTTACGGATTTAAATCAGCGAAACAAAGGATTATTTATTCTGGTGAAGACGTCGAACCCCAACAGCAAAGAGATTCAAAACCTCACCGTTGAAGGAGAACTCCTCTACGAACGGGTAGCAAAGCTTTTAAAGACCTGGGGGGAAGCCGCTATGGGAGACCTGGGTTACAGCCGCATGGGAGCCGTGGTGGGGGCCACCCATCCCGAGGATGCAAAACGGGTCCGAGGGATTTTGCCCAATACCTTTTTTCTTGTACCGGGATACGGAGCCCAAGGGGCCACGGCGGAGGACCTGATCCCCAACTTCAATAAGGGGGGAAAAGGGGCGATTATCAACTCCTCTAGAGGAATCATCGCCGCCTATAAAAATGAAAAGTATCAAAAGGACTTTGATTCCAGGGACTTTGCCAAGGCCGCAAGAGCCGCGGCCCTGGATATGAAGAAGGATTTGCAGCGGGTAATGGACTAA
- a CDS encoding dihydroorotate dehydrogenase electron transfer subunit — translation MDNKSIEKALILKNEALTPEIYEMVLGVKSTSEATPGQFINLYCKDGSRLLPRPLSISEVDQKAGTLRLIYKVLGSGTREFAKLQKYEEIDYLGPLGKGFSLEFADEKSEEQEILIIGGGVGVPPLLELAKQLQGKKRVLLGFEKESILVEDFKKVAREVAVATTTGDEGIKGTVMDLLEQGEYAPVKIYSCGPKGMLQAVQAWGREGNIPMELSLEERMACGIGACLVCTCKTQEGPHEEDWNYKRVCKDGPVFKGEEVVFE, via the coding sequence ATGGATAACAAGAGCATCGAGAAAGCCTTGATACTGAAGAATGAAGCCTTAACCCCGGAGATTTATGAAATGGTTTTAGGGGTAAAAAGCACATCGGAGGCGACTCCGGGACAATTTATCAATCTATACTGCAAAGACGGCTCCCGCTTACTGCCTCGACCCCTCAGTATCTCAGAGGTGGACCAAAAGGCCGGTACCCTTCGCTTAATTTACAAGGTACTGGGGAGCGGAACCCGGGAGTTCGCAAAACTCCAAAAATATGAAGAAATCGACTACCTCGGTCCCCTGGGAAAGGGATTCAGCCTGGAATTTGCTGACGAAAAATCAGAAGAACAGGAAATCCTGATTATCGGCGGCGGGGTAGGAGTGCCCCCGTTACTGGAGCTTGCCAAGCAATTACAGGGAAAAAAGCGGGTGTTGTTGGGTTTTGAAAAGGAAAGCATTTTGGTTGAAGATTTTAAAAAAGTTGCAAGGGAAGTGGCGGTTGCCACAACCACGGGAGATGAAGGCATCAAGGGTACGGTGATGGACCTGTTGGAACAGGGGGAGTATGCTCCTGTGAAAATTTACAGCTGTGGACCCAAGGGCATGTTACAGGCGGTACAGGCCTGGGGCCGGGAAGGAAACATCCCTATGGAGCTCTCTTTGGAAGAGCGCATGGCCTGCGGGATTGGGGCCTGTCTGGTATGCACCTGCAAAACCCAGGAAGGGCCCCATGAAGAGGACTGGAATTATAAGCGGGTTTGTAAGGACGGCCCGGTGTTTAAGGGAGAAGAGGTGGTGTTTGAATGA
- the sigY gene encoding RNA polymerase sigma factor SigY, which produces MTERELIKKAQAGHNSALNQLLLDNYSILKGYLIKLTLQKELAEDLTQETLLKAVTKIQDYEPRGKFSTWLIVIGKNLYFDYLRKNKNLRNYEEYDSVEKNRVGNQEASAEDHVISGLTFEKMRETLGTLSREKRSVFILKHYYGYSYKEIAEIEQCPIGTIRSRLHNSIEDIRRVMEEEGLDGF; this is translated from the coding sequence ATGACGGAACGGGAATTGATAAAAAAAGCCCAGGCGGGCCATAATTCGGCGTTGAATCAGCTTCTTCTGGACAATTATTCAATACTGAAGGGCTATTTAATCAAGCTCACCCTACAGAAGGAACTGGCGGAGGACCTTACCCAGGAGACCCTGTTAAAAGCGGTGACCAAAATTCAGGACTATGAGCCCCGGGGAAAGTTCAGCACCTGGTTGATTGTTATCGGAAAAAATCTCTACTTTGATTATTTGCGTAAAAACAAAAATCTTCGAAACTATGAAGAATATGATTCCGTGGAAAAAAACAGGGTGGGAAACCAAGAGGCCAGTGCGGAAGACCATGTGATCAGTGGTTTAACCTTTGAGAAAATGCGAGAGACCTTAGGAACGCTCAGTCGGGAAAAACGCAGTGTGTTTATTTTGAAGCATTATTACGGATACTCCTACAAGGAGATTGCAGAAATCGAACAGTGCCCCATCGGCACTATACGTTCAAGGTTACATAACAGCATAGAGGATATCCGAAGGGTCATGGAAGAGGAGGGGTTGGATGGATTCTAA
- the pyrE gene encoding orotate phosphoribosyltransferase codes for MLSRERMIEILEETEVLLRGHFLLTSGKHSKEYMQCAKLLQYPNYAKEIIGDLAKRFKDRDIDMVIGPAVGGIIVAYEMAGQLGVKNVFAEREQGKMTLRRNFSIPKGAKVLVAEDVVTTGGSVREVMDVVREQGAEVAGVAVIVDRSNGKEEFGVPFESALSVEVVAYEEKDCPLCKEGGSKAYKPGSRNI; via the coding sequence ATGCTAAGTAGAGAGCGAATGATTGAAATTCTGGAGGAAACAGAAGTATTGCTTCGAGGTCATTTTTTACTGACTTCGGGGAAACACAGCAAAGAGTACATGCAATGCGCCAAGCTTTTACAGTACCCGAATTATGCCAAGGAAATCATCGGAGATTTGGCCAAGCGTTTTAAAGACCGGGACATTGACATGGTCATCGGTCCCGCGGTGGGGGGCATTATCGTGGCCTATGAAATGGCCGGACAGCTGGGGGTAAAAAATGTATTTGCGGAAAGAGAACAGGGAAAAATGACCCTTCGAAGAAACTTCTCCATACCCAAAGGGGCGAAAGTTCTGGTGGCGGAAGATGTGGTAACCACGGGAGGTTCCGTTCGGGAAGTCATGGATGTGGTACGGGAGCAAGGCGCAGAAGTAGCGGGGGTTGCAGTTATTGTAGACCGAAGCAACGGAAAAGAGGAATTCGGGGTACCCTTCGAGTCCGCGCTATCCGTAGAGGTCGTGGCGTATGAAGAAAAGGACTGTCCCTTATGTAAAGAAGGAGGGTCCAAGGCCTATAAACCGGGAAGTCGAAATATCTAA
- a CDS encoding dihydroorotase → MKTIFKEVRVLDPESGRDEVLDVLVEGERIKEIGKSVEAGEGKIIEGKGKWLVPGLIDVHVHLREPGFEYKETFVTGSRSGAMGGFTTMAYMPNTNPVIDNPGIIRALVEKGKGEGIINLHPVGSMTLGQQGETLGDYGEMKKAGALALSEDGKSVLDSYVMKQGLLKAQNEDLPVLVHCEDPSLVAGGAMNEGKKSRALGIQGIPNSAEDVITARDLILSGETGARVHLCHMSTKGSVELLREAKAKNSRVSGEVSPHHLTFTEEIIDGIDTNTKMNPPLRREEDRRELIQGLQEGVIDIIATDHAPHSEEDKKQPYEKAPFGIVGLETALSIGLTELVHTGILSPVKFFEKLTINPAKLLGISRGKLQAGEIADLTLIDPEASYEIRVENFQSKSQNTPFKGRKVKGRAVLTMVSGNIVMENSRLKEANK, encoded by the coding sequence ATGAAAACCATATTTAAGGAAGTACGGGTGCTGGACCCGGAAAGTGGAAGGGATGAAGTGCTGGATGTGCTCGTTGAAGGGGAAAGAATAAAAGAAATCGGAAAGAGTGTAGAGGCAGGGGAAGGTAAAATCATCGAAGGAAAAGGAAAGTGGCTGGTTCCCGGACTGATCGATGTCCACGTGCACCTTAGGGAACCGGGTTTCGAGTATAAGGAAACCTTTGTAACCGGCAGTCGGAGCGGCGCCATGGGAGGCTTTACAACCATGGCCTATATGCCCAATACCAATCCCGTAATCGATAATCCCGGAATCATAAGAGCGCTTGTGGAGAAAGGAAAAGGGGAAGGCATCATCAATCTTCATCCTGTGGGTTCCATGACCCTGGGCCAGCAAGGAGAAACCCTGGGGGACTACGGAGAAATGAAAAAAGCCGGGGCCCTTGCCCTCAGCGAAGACGGAAAAAGCGTGCTGGACAGCTACGTAATGAAACAGGGCCTGTTAAAGGCCCAAAACGAAGACCTGCCGGTGCTGGTCCACTGCGAGGACCCTTCCTTAGTTGCGGGGGGAGCCATGAACGAAGGGAAAAAAAGCAGAGCTCTGGGGATTCAAGGCATCCCCAACAGTGCTGAAGATGTGATTACCGCCCGGGATCTGATTCTCAGTGGAGAAACCGGAGCCAGGGTGCACTTATGCCATATGAGTACCAAGGGCAGTGTGGAACTTCTACGGGAGGCAAAGGCTAAGAATTCCCGAGTTTCCGGGGAAGTATCCCCCCATCACTTAACCTTCACGGAAGAGATCATTGACGGTATCGATACCAATACGAAAATGAATCCTCCCCTTCGCCGGGAAGAGGACCGACGGGAACTGATTCAGGGTCTTCAGGAAGGGGTCATCGATATTATTGCCACGGATCACGCTCCTCACAGTGAAGAGGATAAAAAGCAACCTTATGAAAAGGCTCCCTTCGGGATTGTAGGGTTGGAAACCGCCCTGAGCATTGGTCTGACGGAGCTGGTCCACACCGGGATTCTCTCACCGGTAAAATTCTTTGAAAAGCTTACCATCAATCCGGCGAAGCTTTTAGGCATCTCCCGGGGGAAACTGCAAGCAGGAGAGATTGCGGACCTTACCCTGATCGATCCCGAGGCCTCTTATGAGATCCGAGTGGAAAACTTTCAGTCCAAAAGCCAAAACACTCCCTTTAAGGGAAGGAAGGTAAAGGGACGGGCGGTCCTCACCATGGTTTCAGGAAACATTGTAATGGAAAACAGTAGGCTAAAGGAGGCAAATAAATGA
- a CDS encoding dihydroorotate dehydrogenase, whose protein sequence is MSRSEKGPNLTVKLSGVELKNPIMPASGTFGSGKEFEEYLNLNRLGMVVTKGVADVPWKGNATPRVAETYGGMLNSVGLQNPGSDHFIREDIPFLESYDTKTMVNIAGRSIEEYVGVVTALQHQPVDFLELNISCPNIKEGGVAFGTDVDMAYQVTKKVKEAAKQPLIVKLSPNVTDIVAVAKACEAAGADGISLINTLLGMKMDIKTRSPLLANTFGGLSGPAIKPVALRMVYQVAREINIPIIGIGGISTWEDALEFILAGATAVQVGTANFRNPRAMMEIIEGLENYLKEENIDGIEELIGAGHK, encoded by the coding sequence ATGAGCAGAAGTGAGAAAGGACCGAATCTAACAGTAAAGCTATCCGGGGTGGAGCTGAAAAATCCCATCATGCCGGCCTCGGGGACCTTCGGTTCGGGAAAGGAATTCGAGGAGTATCTGAATCTGAACCGACTGGGGATGGTGGTGACCAAAGGGGTTGCCGACGTGCCCTGGAAAGGGAATGCCACCCCCAGGGTGGCGGAGACCTACGGGGGGATGCTGAACAGTGTAGGCCTGCAAAATCCGGGGAGCGACCATTTTATCCGGGAGGATATTCCCTTCCTGGAAAGCTATGACACGAAAACCATGGTAAACATCGCCGGTCGAAGCATCGAAGAGTACGTAGGGGTGGTTACGGCCCTTCAGCATCAGCCGGTGGACTTTTTAGAGCTGAATATTTCCTGCCCCAATATTAAAGAGGGGGGGGTGGCCTTCGGTACCGATGTGGATATGGCCTATCAAGTAACGAAAAAGGTAAAGGAAGCGGCAAAACAGCCCTTGATCGTGAAGCTCAGCCCTAATGTAACGGATATCGTGGCGGTGGCTAAGGCCTGTGAAGCCGCAGGGGCCGACGGCATCAGCCTGATCAACACCCTGTTGGGGATGAAAATGGACATTAAGACCCGAAGCCCTCTCCTGGCCAATACCTTTGGCGGGCTGTCGGGACCGGCGATCAAGCCTGTGGCCCTGAGAATGGTCTATCAAGTGGCCAGGGAAATCAATATTCCCATTATCGGCATCGGGGGAATCAGTACCTGGGAAGACGCCTTAGAGTTTATCTTAGCAGGAGCCACGGCAGTACAAGTGGGGACCGCAAACTTTCGAAATCCAAGGGCAATGATGGAAATTATTGAAGGCCTGGAAAACTATTTAAAAGAAGAAAACATCGACGGCATTGAGGAACTCATCGGCGCCGGTCATAAATAA
- a CDS encoding zinc ribbon domain-containing protein has translation MAHDLSEVPVILWVLLGSVLLLQGSWMFYDAKKRREYPWIWGIFGLLNTPTNLLIYLVVTRIIKKKKTCPHCEGMVEEKAVYCSYCGEEIPGNRMEEKGK, from the coding sequence ATGGCTCATGATTTATCCGAGGTACCGGTGATCCTTTGGGTATTACTGGGGAGTGTTTTGCTCCTCCAAGGCTCCTGGATGTTTTACGACGCAAAAAAACGAAGGGAATATCCCTGGATCTGGGGAATTTTCGGACTGCTGAACACCCCCACAAATTTGCTGATTTACCTGGTGGTCACAAGAATCATCAAAAAGAAAAAAACCTGCCCCCACTGCGAAGGGATGGTGGAGGAAAAGGCGGTGTACTGCAGTTACTGCGGTGAAGAAATTCCCGGGAATCGAATGGAGGAAAAAGGAAAATAA